In a single window of the Streptacidiphilus sp. P02-A3a genome:
- a CDS encoding nucleotide disphospho-sugar-binding domain-containing protein: protein MRIAFATLPVKAHLNAVVPLAWALQSAGHEVVLTADWGPERDSTRHITAAGLNAVPLGGEGDVSPVRPGAHNQSDFLALDPDEEDEDRWHGFREALRFMYTEVYAPGSDLGQQCHLLRNLVSFTGSWRPDLVLWDMLMLPAPVAARRCGAAHARIVWGMDTIGMARARMRSEMRAVGGDVPDPCAEWLRPLLEPYGLDFDEETLLGHWSVDLCRPHPYRSPGTTVPVRRVPFGGSAEFLPWLDERPRRPRAVLTLGMTREEIHCGTPSFPLRAFLDSVAELDVDLLTTMTDSQLSSLGPVPGNVRAVGYVPFNQLLPTCSAIIHQGGRGTFTSAAAFRVPQVVVPQPLWDETATARQVAGYGAGLALELDGLDAASVQKALVRVLEEPGFRRGADRLYVDLMSDPAPTDCVSQLERLTALHRG from the coding sequence ATGCGCATTGCCTTCGCGACGCTGCCGGTCAAAGCACACCTCAACGCGGTGGTGCCGCTCGCCTGGGCGCTGCAGAGCGCCGGGCACGAGGTCGTGCTGACCGCTGACTGGGGCCCGGAGCGGGACTCCACCCGGCACATCACGGCGGCCGGTCTGAACGCGGTGCCGCTGGGCGGCGAGGGGGACGTCTCCCCGGTGCGCCCGGGCGCGCACAACCAGTCCGACTTCCTGGCGCTGGACCCGGACGAGGAGGACGAGGACCGGTGGCACGGCTTCCGCGAGGCGCTGCGCTTCATGTACACGGAGGTGTACGCGCCGGGCTCGGACCTGGGGCAGCAGTGCCACCTGCTGCGGAACCTGGTCTCGTTCACCGGCTCCTGGCGGCCGGATCTCGTGCTGTGGGACATGCTCATGCTGCCCGCCCCGGTGGCCGCCCGGCGCTGCGGCGCCGCGCACGCCCGGATCGTCTGGGGCATGGACACCATCGGCATGGCCCGGGCCCGCATGCGCTCCGAGATGCGTGCCGTCGGCGGGGACGTCCCCGACCCGTGCGCCGAATGGCTGCGGCCGCTGCTCGAACCGTACGGCCTGGACTTCGACGAGGAGACCCTGCTCGGGCACTGGTCGGTCGACCTGTGCCGACCGCATCCCTACCGCTCCCCCGGTACGACCGTCCCGGTCCGGCGCGTTCCCTTCGGCGGATCGGCCGAGTTCCTCCCCTGGCTCGACGAGCGGCCCCGGCGGCCCAGAGCCGTGCTGACGCTCGGCATGACCAGGGAGGAGATCCACTGCGGAACCCCGTCCTTCCCGCTGCGGGCGTTCCTCGACAGCGTGGCGGAACTGGACGTGGACCTGCTGACCACCATGACCGACAGTCAGCTGTCCTCGCTCGGACCGGTTCCCGGCAATGTGCGGGCCGTCGGCTACGTCCCGTTCAACCAGCTCCTGCCGACCTGCTCGGCGATCATCCACCAGGGCGGTCGCGGCACCTTCACCTCGGCCGCCGCCTTCCGGGTGCCGCAGGTGGTCGTCCCGCAGCCGCTGTGGGACGAGACGGCCACCGCGCGCCAGGTGGCCGGGTACGGGGCGGGACTCGCGCTGGAGCTGGACGGGCTCGACGCGGCGAGCGTCCAGAAGGCGCTGGTCCGGGTACTCGAAGAGCCGGGCTTCCGGCGGGGGGCCGACCGCCTGTACGTCGACCTGATGTCCGACCCCGCGCCGACGGACTGCGTGTCCCAGTTGGAGCGGCTGACCGCGCTCCACCGCGGCTGA
- a CDS encoding Rieske 2Fe-2S domain-containing protein — translation MAWRVPGNRGYLRLFRDGAGATPANLAFPEPPLPYPDGWFCVGFGHEVGRGEVLTRRLLGEDVVLARGAGGTLRALRPHCPHLGAHLGVLGTVSGEEITCGFHRFVFSLDGPCHRTGYGRPTPRAALGTLPVRETGGLILVWGSQDGSPPAWEPPTIPTAGWRVPRGKTFEVASHPQQMTENVIDFGHLEQLHGATLARVPDVSFEGGVCTGRFQVARTLPRVGQVRVDYTFRVHGLGLTMIECDLPWTGVSTRFFALPTPIDPWLSEFRFAATATVGPVGGLPRALSAAVSATAARLLRDAFYLLHASGSSMDLPVWQYQKYQPTPRLAPGDGPIGRYRKWAEQFYSTAPAEPVGAPLDHRADPLPSP, via the coding sequence ATGGCGTGGAGGGTTCCAGGCAACCGCGGGTACCTGAGGCTGTTCCGGGACGGAGCGGGCGCCACCCCGGCGAACCTGGCGTTCCCGGAGCCGCCGCTGCCCTACCCGGACGGGTGGTTCTGCGTCGGCTTCGGCCACGAGGTCGGCCGCGGCGAGGTGCTGACCCGGCGGCTGCTGGGCGAGGACGTGGTGCTGGCCCGCGGCGCCGGCGGCACGCTGCGCGCGCTGCGCCCGCACTGCCCGCACCTCGGCGCGCACCTCGGCGTCCTGGGCACGGTCTCCGGCGAGGAGATCACCTGCGGCTTCCACCGGTTCGTGTTCAGCCTGGACGGCCCCTGCCACCGCACCGGCTACGGGCGGCCGACGCCCAGGGCGGCGCTCGGCACGCTGCCGGTGCGGGAGACCGGCGGGCTGATCCTGGTCTGGGGCAGCCAGGACGGCTCGCCGCCGGCCTGGGAGCCGCCGACGATCCCGACCGCGGGCTGGCGGGTCCCGCGCGGAAAGACGTTCGAGGTCGCGAGCCACCCGCAGCAGATGACCGAGAACGTGATCGACTTCGGGCATCTGGAGCAACTGCACGGGGCGACCCTGGCGCGGGTCCCCGACGTCTCGTTCGAGGGCGGGGTCTGCACCGGTCGGTTCCAGGTCGCCCGGACACTGCCGCGGGTCGGGCAGGTCCGCGTGGACTACACCTTCCGGGTCCACGGGCTCGGCCTGACCATGATCGAGTGCGATCTGCCCTGGACCGGGGTCAGCACCCGGTTCTTCGCCCTCCCCACCCCGATCGACCCGTGGCTGAGCGAGTTCCGGTTCGCCGCCACGGCCACCGTCGGTCCGGTCGGCGGCCTGCCGAGGGCGCTGTCCGCTGCGGTGAGCGCCACCGCGGCGCGCCTGCTGCGCGACGCCTTCTACCTGCTCCACGCCTCCGGCAGTTCGATGGACCTGCCGGTGTGGCAGTACCAGAAGTACCAGCCGACGCCGCGGCTGGCGCCCGGCGACGGCCCCATCGGCCGGTACCGGAAGTGGGCGGAGCAGTTCTACTCCACCGCGCCGGCGGAGCCGGTCGGGGCGCCGCTCGATCACCGGGCCGACCCGCTGCCGAGCCCGTGA
- a CDS encoding SDR family oxidoreductase, with protein MTTARADVEGEVGSPDLSGLRCLVTGATGYIGGRLVPVLLASGASVRCLLRDPGRLRDQPWADRVERVRGDVTDPPSLVGGFDGVDVAYYLVHALGTGAGFERTDADAARAFAAAAAAAGVRRIVYLGGLVPRGVADAELSAHLRSRAEVGRILRDSGVPTAELRAAVVLGSGSASFEMLRYLTERLPVMVTPSWVDTRIQPIAVRDVLRYLVSSAVMPPEVNRSFDIGGPDVLTYRQMMLRYAAVAGLPRRIVVSVPVLTPSLSSHWVGLVTPVPSTIARPLVESLRYEVVCAEHDISAYAPDPEGGLIGFDEAVALALSRIRQARVETRWSSAALPGAPSDPLPSDPQWAGGSLYQDLRELSVDASPQALWTVVEGIGGEHGWYSFPLAWAVRGWMDRLVGGVGLRRGRRDRDRLRVGDSLDFWRVEEIVPGRLLRLRAEMRLPGLAWLELSVRPTAGGGARYRQLALFHPRGLAGHLYWWSVAPFHSVVFGGMARNIAGKARLDAAERAPGAAA; from the coding sequence GTGACCACAGCACGGGCAGACGTCGAGGGGGAGGTGGGCTCCCCCGACCTCAGCGGACTGCGGTGCCTGGTCACCGGCGCGACCGGCTACATCGGAGGCCGCCTGGTACCGGTCCTGCTCGCGTCCGGGGCCTCGGTGCGGTGCCTGCTGCGCGATCCGGGCAGGCTGCGCGACCAGCCGTGGGCCGACCGGGTGGAGCGGGTGCGGGGGGACGTGACCGACCCGCCGAGCCTGGTCGGCGGCTTCGACGGGGTGGATGTCGCCTACTACCTGGTGCACGCGCTGGGCACCGGGGCGGGTTTCGAGCGGACGGACGCCGACGCGGCCCGGGCGTTCGCCGCCGCCGCGGCCGCCGCCGGCGTCCGCCGGATCGTCTACCTCGGCGGCCTGGTCCCGCGTGGCGTGGCCGACGCGGAGCTGTCCGCGCACCTGCGCTCCCGGGCCGAGGTCGGGCGGATCCTGCGGGACAGCGGCGTGCCCACGGCGGAACTGCGCGCGGCGGTGGTCCTGGGCTCGGGCTCGGCCTCGTTCGAGATGCTGCGGTACCTGACCGAGCGGTTGCCGGTGATGGTCACCCCCAGCTGGGTCGACACCCGGATCCAGCCGATCGCGGTGCGGGACGTGCTGCGCTACCTGGTGTCCTCGGCGGTGATGCCGCCGGAGGTCAACCGCAGCTTCGACATCGGCGGCCCCGATGTGCTGACGTACCGTCAGATGATGCTGCGCTACGCGGCGGTGGCGGGGCTGCCGCGCCGGATCGTGGTGTCGGTGCCGGTGCTGACACCGTCCCTGTCGAGCCACTGGGTGGGGCTGGTGACACCGGTCCCCAGCACCATCGCCCGGCCGCTGGTCGAGTCGCTGCGGTACGAGGTGGTCTGCGCGGAGCACGACATCAGCGCGTACGCCCCCGATCCGGAGGGCGGCCTGATCGGCTTCGACGAGGCCGTGGCCCTGGCGCTGTCGCGGATCCGGCAGGCCCGGGTGGAGACCCGGTGGTCCTCGGCGGCGCTGCCCGGCGCGCCCAGCGACCCGCTGCCCAGCGACCCGCAGTGGGCGGGCGGCAGCCTGTACCAGGATCTGCGGGAGCTGTCGGTGGACGCGTCGCCGCAGGCCCTGTGGACGGTGGTCGAGGGCATCGGCGGTGAACACGGCTGGTACTCGTTCCCGCTGGCCTGGGCGGTTCGCGGGTGGATGGACCGGTTGGTGGGCGGCGTCGGGCTGCGCCGCGGGCGGCGCGACCGCGACCGGCTGCGGGTCGGCGACTCGCTCGACTTCTGGCGGGTGGAGGAGATCGTGCCCGGGCGGCTGCTGCGGCTGCGCGCCGAGATGCGGCTGCCGGGGCTGGCGTGGCTGGAGCTGAGCGTGCGGCCGACGGCGGGCGGCGGCGCCCGCTACCGCCAGCTGGCCCTGTTCCACCCGCGCGGCCTGGCCGGGCACCTGTACTGGTGGAGCGTCGCCCCGTTCCACTCCGTCGTCTTCGGCGGCATGGCCCGCAACATCGCCGGCAAGGCCCGCCTCGACGCCGCCGAGCGGGCACCGGGGGCCGCTGCCTGA
- a CDS encoding cytochrome P450, translated as MTVTAQLPFEQWDPLRIAPGLRELQSQGPVHRVRTALGDEAWLVTSHARVQQLLADDRLGRSHPTPETAARTGETLFDAVLGDFATEAADHARIRSLLQPHFSPKRMRALRPRVEALTTRLLDELAEHGPPADLHAGVAVPLPILVICELLGVPYDDRERFRAWTADAANLSDRARSERGVRHLFDYGRELVARKRVEPGDDVISRLSAVEGVPDEEIAGLSMALLFAGHETTVVHIGLGTLLLLTNPAQWQALVDDPARVDTAVEEILRASTKGSGGGIPRYAREDLDIDGVAVRAGELVLLGNSAANHDPAAFPDPHQLDIARAAGAHVTFGYGARYCLGAPLARIELRAVLTQLVTRFPTLRPAVAPDRLRLRQDALTGGLAELPVRW; from the coding sequence ATGACCGTCACCGCGCAGTTGCCGTTCGAGCAGTGGGATCCGTTGCGCATCGCCCCGGGACTGCGGGAGCTCCAGTCCCAGGGGCCGGTGCACCGGGTGCGAACCGCGCTGGGGGACGAGGCGTGGCTGGTCACCAGCCACGCACGGGTGCAGCAACTGCTCGCCGACGACCGGCTCGGCCGGTCCCACCCGACCCCGGAGACCGCGGCGCGCACCGGCGAGACCCTGTTCGACGCGGTGCTGGGCGACTTCGCCACCGAGGCGGCCGACCACGCCCGCATCCGCTCACTGCTGCAACCGCACTTCTCCCCCAAGCGCATGCGGGCCCTGCGTCCGCGGGTGGAGGCCCTGACCACGCGGCTGCTGGACGAGCTGGCCGAGCACGGGCCACCGGCGGACCTGCACGCCGGGGTCGCCGTGCCGCTGCCGATCCTGGTGATCTGCGAACTGCTCGGCGTCCCGTACGACGACCGCGAGCGGTTTCGCGCCTGGACCGCCGACGCCGCCAACCTCAGCGACCGCGCCCGGTCGGAGCGCGGGGTGCGCCACCTGTTCGACTACGGACGGGAGCTGGTCGCCCGCAAGCGCGTCGAACCCGGCGACGACGTGATCTCCCGGTTGTCCGCCGTCGAGGGGGTCCCCGACGAGGAGATCGCCGGTCTGTCGATGGCGCTGCTCTTCGCCGGACACGAGACCACGGTGGTCCACATCGGCCTGGGCACGCTGCTGCTGCTGACCAACCCGGCCCAGTGGCAGGCGCTGGTGGACGACCCCGCCCGGGTCGACACCGCGGTCGAGGAGATCCTCCGGGCCTCTACGAAGGGGTCCGGCGGCGGAATCCCCCGCTACGCGCGGGAGGACCTGGACATCGACGGGGTCGCCGTCCGGGCCGGAGAGCTGGTGCTGCTGGGCAACAGCGCCGCCAACCACGACCCCGCCGCCTTCCCCGATCCGCATCAGCTCGACATCGCCCGCGCGGCCGGGGCCCACGTCACCTTCGGCTACGGCGCCAGGTACTGCCTCGGTGCGCCCCTGGCCCGCATCGAGCTGCGGGCGGTGCTCACCCAGCTGGTCACCCGGTTTCCCACGCTGCGCCCGGCCGTGGCCCCGGACCGACTGCGGCTGCGCCAGGACGCGTTGACCGGCGGGCTGGCCGAACTCCCGGTGCGCTGGTGA
- a CDS encoding Gfo/Idh/MocA family protein — MELLLIGLSRFARRRVLPAAAAMPEITAVDIASRHATVVDVAGTPKLRGLHADWRRALRARAPGLAYVSLVNSEHADAVEQALRLGWQVVVDKPALPDVPVAARMVELARRSSLVLAEAGCYAFHPMFAVVRELAAEATTAVAVFTPPVPADDFRHDRARGGGALRDTGPYLASLGRVLWGQRPEQVGVMVRDRTADGLDLSYSALARYPGGRTVVGHFGFTSAYQNTLQLAGGHAVVEVERPFSMPPDLATRVTVRDDGGQRVRSVPPADSMRLFLGRVLDAARTGSREFDAPLLGDARTLDRLVRAASGRDGVADAEPGRGPAETSEASLGRIH, encoded by the coding sequence ATGGAACTGCTCCTGATCGGACTGTCGCGCTTCGCCCGGCGCCGGGTGCTGCCCGCCGCCGCGGCGATGCCCGAGATCACCGCGGTCGACATCGCCAGCCGCCACGCCACCGTGGTCGACGTGGCCGGAACCCCGAAGCTCCGTGGCCTGCACGCCGACTGGCGCCGCGCGCTGCGGGCGCGGGCGCCGGGCCTGGCCTACGTGTCGCTGGTCAACAGCGAGCACGCGGACGCGGTCGAGCAGGCGCTGCGGCTGGGCTGGCAGGTGGTGGTCGACAAGCCGGCGCTGCCGGACGTCCCGGTCGCCGCCAGGATGGTGGAACTGGCCAGGCGCTCCTCGCTGGTGCTCGCCGAGGCCGGCTGCTACGCGTTCCACCCGATGTTCGCCGTCGTCAGGGAACTCGCGGCGGAGGCCACCACGGCGGTGGCCGTGTTCACTCCCCCGGTACCGGCGGACGACTTCCGTCACGACCGCGCGCGGGGCGGCGGCGCGCTCCGCGACACCGGCCCGTACCTCGCCTCCCTGGGGCGGGTGCTCTGGGGTCAGCGGCCCGAGCAGGTCGGCGTGATGGTGCGGGACCGGACCGCGGACGGCCTCGACCTGTCCTACAGCGCGCTGGCCCGGTACCCCGGGGGGCGGACCGTCGTGGGCCATTTCGGGTTCACCAGCGCCTACCAGAACACCCTCCAACTGGCGGGCGGGCATGCCGTCGTCGAGGTCGAGCGCCCCTTCTCGATGCCGCCGGACCTGGCGACGAGGGTGACGGTCCGCGACGACGGGGGGCAGCGGGTCCGCTCGGTGCCCCCCGCCGACAGCATGCGGCTCTTCCTGGGCCGCGTGCTGGACGCCGCCCGCACCGGTTCCCGGGAGTTCGATGCTCCCCTGCTCGGCGACGCCCGCACCCTGGACCGCCTCGTCCGCGCCGCGAGCGGCCGGGACGGTGTAGCCGACGCCGAACCGGGCAGGGGCCCGGCGGAGACATCCGAAGCAAGCCTGGGGAGGATCCACTGA
- a CDS encoding polysaccharide pyruvyl transferase family protein produces MTSSEHPVHYLVCPAGIPNYGDELIAGTWLRHLAHVAPDVDVVVDCLYPETAAGHLGGLHPRARFTSVLWQLCLRHWSDRDPAVSCAWVESVVRDPRAAPGLADGIGVLRRARVVHLLGGGYLNAIWPAFAGLLAGITTAAESSGARTAMTGQGLWPPADGGGVTRSLIKRLDVVDVRDAPSAEFAGLAPSGDHCDDVFLGFGPHLLRTDEQLPEVMVSVQSLLAESEGAAEETVRFVAEVLRAWRVTDVGLLECSPDKDAEVLAAAGRLLPDARRYPMDEVLRHGLPARPGQCWISTRFHPHLVAAAAGAHGLALMVRADYYGPKHRSLIDGGSRWRLLQRLEIPERPASGGYRPERLTELRAAKLAVAERIYGPG; encoded by the coding sequence ATGACCAGCAGCGAACACCCGGTCCACTACCTCGTCTGCCCGGCGGGCATTCCCAACTACGGCGACGAACTCATCGCCGGTACCTGGCTGCGGCACCTGGCCCACGTGGCTCCCGACGTGGACGTGGTGGTGGACTGCCTCTATCCCGAGACCGCGGCCGGGCACCTGGGCGGTCTCCACCCGCGGGCGCGGTTCACCAGCGTGCTCTGGCAGCTCTGCCTCCGCCACTGGTCCGACCGGGACCCGGCGGTCAGCTGCGCCTGGGTGGAGAGCGTGGTGCGTGACCCGCGCGCGGCTCCGGGGCTGGCGGACGGGATCGGGGTGCTGCGCCGCGCCCGGGTGGTGCACCTGCTCGGCGGCGGCTACCTCAACGCCATCTGGCCGGCCTTCGCCGGGCTGCTGGCGGGCATCACCACCGCGGCCGAGTCGTCCGGCGCCCGGACCGCGATGACCGGCCAGGGCCTGTGGCCGCCCGCCGACGGCGGCGGGGTGACCCGGTCGCTGATCAAGCGCCTGGACGTGGTCGACGTGCGGGACGCGCCCTCGGCGGAGTTCGCCGGGCTGGCTCCCTCCGGTGACCACTGCGACGACGTGTTCCTCGGCTTCGGCCCGCACCTGCTGCGCACCGACGAGCAGCTGCCGGAGGTCATGGTGAGCGTGCAGTCGCTGCTGGCCGAGAGCGAGGGCGCGGCCGAGGAGACGGTCCGCTTCGTGGCCGAGGTGCTGCGCGCGTGGCGGGTGACGGACGTGGGCCTGCTGGAGTGCTCCCCGGACAAGGACGCGGAGGTGCTGGCGGCGGCCGGGAGACTGCTGCCCGACGCCCGCCGGTACCCGATGGACGAGGTGCTCAGGCACGGCCTGCCCGCCCGCCCCGGCCAGTGCTGGATCAGCACCCGCTTCCATCCGCACCTGGTGGCCGCCGCCGCGGGAGCCCACGGCCTGGCGCTGATGGTGCGGGCCGACTACTACGGGCCCAAGCACCGGTCGCTGATCGACGGCGGCTCCCGCTGGCGGCTGCTCCAGCGGCTGGAGATCCCCGAGCGCCCCGCCTCCGGCGGCTACCGCCCCGAGCGGTTGACCGAGCTGCGCGCGGCGAAGCTGGCCGTGGCCGAGCGGATCTACGGACCCGGCTGA
- a CDS encoding VOC family protein gives MPFATCISVQDTAASIAFYEGLGFAVDSTMARPGDDIHMLLYQGDFCGLLYSNADLKQWLPTLADTPISLAGMLYLTVDDFDGFHDRVARSTEVIKGPLTDDVGQRVFYFRDPDGYVIGIHDNAAFRASELGRYAQPEPPTRTARRRRSPVRSSVLY, from the coding sequence ATGCCGTTCGCGACGTGTATCAGCGTCCAGGACACCGCCGCCAGTATCGCGTTCTACGAGGGACTCGGGTTCGCCGTGGACTCCACCATGGCGCGCCCGGGCGACGACATCCACATGCTGCTCTACCAGGGCGACTTCTGCGGACTGCTGTACAGCAACGCCGACCTGAAGCAGTGGCTGCCCACCCTCGCCGACACCCCGATCAGCCTGGCCGGCATGCTCTACCTGACCGTTGACGACTTCGACGGGTTCCACGACCGCGTCGCCCGCAGCACCGAGGTCATCAAGGGCCCGCTGACGGACGACGTGGGCCAGCGGGTGTTCTACTTCCGCGACCCCGACGGCTACGTCATCGGCATCCACGACAACGCCGCCTTCCGCGCCAGCGAGCTGGGGAGGTACGCCCAGCCGGAGCCGCCGACCCGGACCGCGCGACGCCGCCGGTCGCCGGTCCGGTCGAGCGTCCTCTACTGA
- a CDS encoding NAD-dependent epimerase/dehydratase family protein has product MRAAVIGAGFLGSALATGAEHRGWDVTVIGHSDPYSLGRRLTTAGTLTFIPGSGAAELSAVLRRDVGVVVIAAGGRFPVPSADEPEADAVDTLSLLINVCEAVRTVSPDTRIVFLSSAGGVYAPGPGTGLRAETDRAVPTSPYGMSRLMAEHYLEFYRRVHGLSCTALRCSNVYGRLLPESRGQGVVSAAFRCALTGTPFRLHGTGAQRRDFLHVDDFVRAALDLVALGTDVPGTVNIGSGVGCSVVEVVERVSTVMARTIPVVAGPSAGTDTGSLVVDTSLLRSLVDFRPLPPDQGIELMGRGLRSDASLPR; this is encoded by the coding sequence ATGCGGGCCGCGGTCATCGGCGCCGGCTTCCTGGGCAGCGCGCTCGCCACCGGCGCCGAGCACCGGGGCTGGGACGTCACCGTCATCGGCCACTCCGACCCCTACTCCCTGGGCCGCCGGCTCACGACCGCCGGAACCCTCACGTTCATCCCCGGCAGCGGAGCCGCCGAACTGTCGGCCGTCCTCCGCCGGGACGTCGGCGTCGTCGTCATCGCCGCCGGTGGCCGCTTCCCGGTGCCGTCGGCGGACGAGCCCGAGGCCGACGCGGTGGACACGCTGTCGCTGCTGATCAACGTCTGCGAGGCGGTGCGCACGGTCAGCCCGGACACCCGGATCGTGTTCCTCTCGTCGGCCGGGGGCGTCTACGCGCCGGGGCCGGGAACAGGACTGCGGGCCGAGACGGACCGGGCGGTGCCGACCTCCCCGTACGGCATGTCGCGGCTGATGGCCGAGCACTACCTGGAGTTCTACCGGCGGGTGCACGGACTGTCGTGCACCGCGCTGCGCTGCTCCAACGTCTACGGCCGGCTGCTGCCGGAGTCCCGCGGGCAGGGCGTGGTGTCGGCGGCGTTCCGCTGCGCGCTGACCGGCACGCCGTTCCGCCTGCACGGGACCGGAGCGCAGCGGCGGGACTTCCTGCACGTGGACGACTTCGTGCGGGCGGCGCTGGACCTGGTCGCCCTGGGCACGGACGTCCCGGGAACCGTCAACATCGGCTCCGGAGTGGGCTGCTCGGTGGTGGAGGTGGTCGAGCGGGTGTCCACCGTGATGGCCCGGACGATCCCGGTGGTGGCGGGGCCGAGCGCCGGGACCGATACCGGCAGCCTGGTGGTGGACACGTCGCTGCTCCGGTCGCTGGTCGACTTCCGACCGCTGCCGCCCGACCAGGGCATCGAGCTCATGGGGCGCGGCCTGCGGTCGGACGCCTCCTTGCCGCGCTAG
- a CDS encoding NDP-hexose 2,3-dehydratase family protein has protein sequence MSVLITGAEDFLSSVQTSETPLTPDPEAFLRERAAASSFSVEQVPLGSLADWRLDDRISHSSGRFFTVEGLSVQTNFGPTPQWCQPIIVQPDIGVLGILVKRIHGVYHFLMQAKMEPGNSALVQYSATVQATPSNYQRVHGGKSTPYLDYFLNPGTRVVIFDQLLSEHSSWYLYKRNRNMIVEIPAHEEVPIAAEFTWLTLGQLRRLLARGNRVNMNARTVLASIAYALPGTPRGGGRESTEFHAAVVRSHQRQTGDGDVASAMTWLIDQKARFNLDVRRISLREMAGWICDEESIRHREGHYFRIVGLSVGATSREVAAWAQPMLRPNPGNVVTFVCRRRQDTLEFLVQAMAQPGATDRVELAATVQLTPGNYNGPQDLPPLAELLHCDPSWVVVDAVQSEDGGRFQHADTRHLVIQLPEHHPIEAPDNYRWMSLGLLNRLMRLGYYVNVETRSLMACLL, from the coding sequence ATGTCGGTTCTCATCACTGGCGCCGAGGACTTCCTCTCCTCGGTGCAGACGAGCGAGACGCCGCTGACCCCGGATCCGGAGGCCTTTCTGCGGGAGCGCGCCGCCGCCTCCTCGTTCTCGGTGGAGCAGGTCCCCCTCGGCTCCCTCGCCGACTGGCGCCTCGACGACCGGATCAGCCATTCCTCGGGCCGTTTCTTCACCGTCGAGGGGCTTTCCGTCCAGACCAACTTCGGCCCCACGCCGCAGTGGTGCCAGCCGATCATCGTACAGCCCGACATCGGCGTCCTGGGAATCCTGGTGAAACGCATCCACGGCGTCTACCACTTCCTGATGCAGGCGAAGATGGAGCCGGGGAACAGCGCCCTGGTCCAGTACTCGGCGACGGTGCAGGCCACCCCCAGCAACTACCAGCGCGTGCACGGGGGGAAGTCGACGCCCTATCTCGACTACTTCCTCAATCCCGGCACCCGCGTCGTCATCTTCGACCAACTGCTCTCCGAGCATTCCTCGTGGTACCTCTACAAGCGGAACCGCAACATGATCGTGGAAATCCCCGCGCACGAGGAGGTGCCGATCGCGGCGGAGTTCACCTGGCTCACCCTGGGGCAGCTGCGGCGGCTGCTGGCCAGGGGCAACCGGGTGAACATGAACGCGCGGACGGTGCTCGCGTCCATCGCCTACGCGCTGCCCGGCACGCCGCGGGGCGGCGGCCGGGAGTCCACGGAGTTCCACGCGGCCGTCGTCCGGTCGCACCAGCGGCAGACCGGCGACGGGGACGTCGCGTCCGCGATGACCTGGCTCATCGACCAGAAGGCCAGGTTCAACCTCGACGTGAGGCGGATCAGCCTGCGCGAGATGGCCGGATGGATCTGCGACGAGGAGAGCATCCGGCACCGGGAGGGCCACTACTTCCGGATCGTCGGGCTGTCGGTCGGGGCGACCAGCCGGGAGGTGGCCGCCTGGGCGCAGCCGATGCTCCGCCCCAATCCCGGCAATGTCGTCACCTTCGTCTGCCGCCGCCGCCAGGACACGCTGGAGTTCCTGGTCCAGGCGATGGCCCAGCCGGGCGCCACCGACCGGGTCGAGCTGGCCGCGACGGTCCAGCTGACCCCGGGGAACTACAACGGCCCGCAGGACCTGCCGCCGCTGGCCGAGCTGCTGCACTGCGACCCGTCCTGGGTGGTCGTGGACGCGGTGCAGTCCGAGGACGGCGGACGCTTCCAGCACGCCGACACCAGGCACCTGGTCATCCAGCTCCCGGAGCACCACCCGATCGAGGCGCCGGACAACTACCGGTGGATGTCGCTGGGGCTGCTCAACCGGCTGATGCGGCTCGGCTACTACGTCAACGTGGAGACCCGCAGCCTGATGGCCTGCCTGCTGTGA